ACTCATCAAGATCGATTTGTTTTTCCATAAATCAAAATACAGGTGTTAGTAGATTTCTGTTATCATGGCACAAGCAATCATCAGCCCTCACTTCTGCAGTCCGTACCCTGTTGATCTTGGAATCGTCAGACAAGTTCTGTCCGGCAACTTTTCAGTCAAGGATGTTAATGGCAATACTGTTTTCAAAGTGAAAGGAGCATTTTTGAGCTTGCGTGAACGCCGAGTCTTAGTTGATGGTGCTGGGAATCCCATTGTCACTCTTCAAAAGAAGGTAATTGgggttttattcttttattcctTATATTTGGTTATGCTTCACTAGCTATACGACTGACCGAGTCCTGTATTCTACACATCATAGTTGCTGAGTACACATCATAGATGGGAAGTTTATAGGGGTGATAGCACGGATTCGGGGAATCTGGTCTTTAGTGTTAAGAAATCTTCGGTGGTTCAGTTGAAGACGAAATTGCACGTTTTCTTGGCAAATAATAAAGGAGAGTATGCTCCTGACTTCAAGGTGAAGGGAAGTTGGTTTGAACAATCTTGTGTTGTATATTCTGGGAAATCCAAGTCCTCCAACATTTTGGCTGAAGTAAGAATTAATATGATGACTAAATTTATTTCCGGCGAAAACTAAGATATTAGCATTGTTGGGACTAATTGTACTATTAAAATTGCAGATGCACAAGAAGCACACAGTTACAAGCGTGTTGTTTGGGAAGGACAATTTCATGGTCACAGTGTATCCAGGTGTTGACCAAGCACTCATTGTCGCGCTTATTTTCATTCTTAATGAGATGAACTTCAGTGGTTCTGGTTCTAATTCTGGTTCCGGCGGAGACTAATTTGGATATACTTGAAGGGTGTTTATGCGTTTGCCTTTGTTTTTAGTCATTAGTTCACTTATATGttatgcatgtaggttcattggGTTGATCCAGCTATTATATATGTTCGTTCCCGTTGGCATTATAATTGGACCCCCTTTACTCCCTCAAATATATGAGCATCAACTGGACCCCCTTCACTTCTCAAATATATGAGTATCATGGTTGATATACGATTGTGTATAGTCGGAATATGATCTCTGATTCTCTGCCGCTTAATTAGTAccctaattttatatttttcattatataattattttcaaAAGACAAACAAACAGGTAGCTCCAATGTATCTTAATGCTCTGAAATTTAGACCTTATGAATTAGACTAAAATGTCATAGAAGAAACAGGTTTTGGTCGTTCACCAATTTGTCCTCATTGCATAAAGCAAAAGATGGGAAGGGATCCAGAGTATCTAGTTATGTGCACTTACAATACGGGAATGGATGACTAAATAACATCAAGTGcatttttttgttataaaaataaaaattgattacAAATATCAAGAGCTAAGATCACTTAATAAGTTAATATGCCTTGGGTCACTTGCGTTATAGGTGCACGAAAATTTTTCGCTTTCTAACGTGATCAGTCACTTATTTATCGAATCGCTCTTAATATGCTAAGGTATATTAATCCAGCATCCCACATGTTTTGATGACCACCTTTACTCTCGACATTATGATTcaacaatcaaattaaatccACCCAATAACCACTTACTACTGGGGCATGATCAACAGATCTAGCGTCCTTAGAGTTCTGTTCCTATGTTCTTCAGAGCGTTACACAAAGACATAATATTCAGACAACGGATCTAATCTAAAGTTGATGACTATACACCTCAACCTAGAAGTTCCCTTGATCTCATCAATTTAGTACATAAAATTTTGTATGAAATCTCAACACTCATGAAGATCGATTTGGCCTTTCCATAAATCAAAATACAGTTGTTGGTAAATTGATCTCAGATTTCTGTTACCATGGCATAAGCAATCATCAGCCCTCACTTCTGCAGTCCGTACCCTGTTGATCTTGGAATCGTCAGACAAGTTCTGTCCGGCGACTTTTCAGTCAAGGATGTTAACGGCAACACTGTTTTCAAAGTTAAAAGAGCATTTTTGAGCTTGCATGACCGCCGAGTCTTAGTTGACGGTCCTGGGTATCCCATTGTCACTGATCTCCGAAAGAAGGTTTATTCTTAATATATGGTTATGcttctgtttggctccaaaaccagctggtgtgcaaacagtctcttttgagcgtgtgattgctcaggcatgccagcaccgcgaggtgcagtcgttggggaagtcccttgacctgactttttcttcaagcgctgtggacgaggagagcaccaacctcgtcacagggttcttctttTGCCTTTTaggaaaggacttttgccttacgggtaaggactttgggtgtgatctcttcgtgttcaccgtatcgatacttagtgttgtagactaagcagagcaatcactgggaagttgtgagaaagcacgggttttgctaaagcgtgactttagcttcgctgggtgcgagggcgttacccttgcttcgttgGTTGTGtaggtggcagtagtactggcagtcggctcgcgaggagactaggattggaagcacggtcgccgggttgatctggtgaggctgacagtcggctcgcgaggagactaggactggcgggcggtcactgggtttcaacgaggttgaaggtttgctccggggaggctttgtaatcgctaaGATTGATTGATTAGAGAGAGGTCCTTGATCTCGCCGCTTAACCCTGTActtataccctagggtttcggCTGCTCCTTGCCTTGTAAGGACTCTTAATTGTAGTTTCCTATTTCACCTCTACTACTCGAATTCAAGAAGGTTTCGTCTCCTTATGAGTCACAgaatgggtgaagctataacccaaacccgagtagttttatttttgggccgcaggtatcggcccactggcttGAACCCACCAAAGGATTTGCCAAAAAttcttttgggctcaaacattgcccccccagGCCTCGAAATCAGGCCcgcgaagatgtaactgattgaaggggactagaACGACGCGCcggtcgcttgaaacgatgccaTTAATGAAGGCCACGTCCTTTCGTTTGCGAAACACTTTCCGttgcatcgtttccctcacaaaaattctttatttaaaccCACAGCCGCAAagcctgtcacatcagaaaccttccagtctcttaaacccagaaaaacccatCTCCGTCCACAACTCCTCTGCAAGcatccagaaatggctcccccaaagaaaaTCATCATCGATCAGGAGGAAAAGTTAAACGAAAAAGCTGCTCAAACTTGGGGAATCAACATCGGTGTTCGCATTCGTCTTCAAACATCTATCCATCGACCCTGCTCCTTCGCTTCTCCGACCATCAAACCGGACTGGGCCCAGCGCCGCAGGGCGTTATCCCTGACGATGCTATAGTTCTATACGGCCTACCCGTCCGTCGACCCATTCTAATCCTTCGAAGGACTCCTGACGATTTTAGTGGCTGGGGTGCCCAAAACCAtcgagccaaaatagggcaCTGGCCATCCTCCATTAGTGCATCGGAGACTTCCTGGTATCGCGAGACACGAGCGCGggatctggctcgctggaatGCAGCAGGTATCACACATACTATTGACCTGTGTTTTCATCTTCCTCGCGGTGGTAATCGTTCTCCACTCGCCTCCttcctttgtttctggaataccgccaccaacacatttgacttcagatttggtcaaatgagcatcACTTTGTTGGATATCCTCGCTATCACTGGCCTGCCCATCGATGGCGAACcttatgtgcatggtcaatttgattcTGTCAACTTCACCTCGACCATGGCCCAACATGGTCGCAGTGCTCACAGTGGCTCCTACCCTCGATGGTTGGCGTACTgatgcgcttttgggaagcgcgcaatttaaccctgaaatgtcgttagtagtataagcaaatagggatcgttctattccggggattgagggtacacctgtaattgtgaaacaaataaggaaaagtattatttacataaataaaataaagaatataaatatatacaattgtataaacaaataaagaattaaaataataaagtattatttacaaaaataaaataaagaataaatatatacaagtaaacacaaataagggggggggattatgattcttaaaattaaaattaaaataaataaaataaagaaaatgtaaaaacatatatacaagggtggaacgcaaggaacaaagatcaaaatcaattccatgtaatcaaattcgattcaaaccctataattgttcttccaagtcatgagagaggagttgatcatgtgaaacattcgaaagcaaatgatttcccatattttacttttcaatgctaattaacctaagcgaaagcacctagattaatcctatcaaacatgcaatcaagccctagaaagctagtcaatcatgacatgttcaacgcattagacatagagaaaggctatcaactcaagtgtacaacttagttatggaaaagtccacctaattgcaatcctcttcaattaaattcgattcttgtccagaacctttactacttttgattcaagttacacaaaacgaaaagtcgatttcatgttcttaaacctagcaccaattacatgcaaatcctataagtgtcgacccaaataagataaacatataaaagttttctgtaaagcaaatttaatcgaacaaactcacataagcaacttagaatcacaattatagaattcgaaaactttatttaaacatagaaattgggcttaaactttgccctaaacattattgttaactagaaacaagttcatatgaattcaaacaaggaaaacaaaaaggttacaaggaaaatgaacgaattacaccgtgagtggagatggagatggagagctagatggttggatcttgaatcttggaagcaagccttcaaggtggatgatggaggatatgatcttcacggctccttcttcttcttcctctccttgcttgaaaatgcataaacttaaaactagagaatggagagaaaaatggaaaggaaatggagagacaaggagatgaaatggatgaaggaatgtaactaaggaaaatggagaggaaatggtgagacaaggagatgaaatggatgaaggaatgtaactaaggaaaatggagaggaaatggtgagacaaggagatgaaatggatgaaggaatgtgtataggaaatggtgactaaggaaaatggagaggaaatggtgagacaaagaagatgagatggatgaaggaattggtgattgagagtgagaggagaaggtgtttaaatagggaagaaaaagaagagtgaaatgatgagatgaagaaaaataatgaaagtggagtatgagagtggtttgtaaaatatgtaaaagatgaggtaatgatgaaagcaaagcatgaaggtgaagaaatgtggaagtgatgatgatcttttagggtagaaaaaatgtatccaaggaaaaagaaatgctttcttcatatgggtgggaaacatgaatatgtggtgttgagctgttttcaggtcagtttcttcccctttattccttcaattatttctccatcaaaacttcagaatgagccttcgacttcttcataaaaaatgttccactatgagtgtagatcatcctgaaaaattttcagagctttattccatgtggttgggccggaaatgctgctggacctcttacaggtccagttttccggttttacttctgtagaaaattgggctgattgtttgaaggccttccactcatatttttctctggcactcttcataagaaatgatcatttgggtgtctagaatggatctggagagtttcagctcatttcgagttcatttggtcaggtggccgctccttcttctttgcttggcttggtttctcctagccggagtaggaatatgtgtaaaattgatcttttagtacatttccatttttctccatcatttccgggtaattatggacctaccgctcatttcaccttcatttactccaatgtacctaaaagtagaaattgaattaaaaatcgattcagttaaggaattaactaagcaaaatgtgaggaattaactattaaaatatcacattaaaatgctcctatcaaattccccacacttagcttttgctagtctcttagcaaaacaaaacaaaaaaaatccaaaacagaacaaagacttgacaaaaagcaagtaaatgactctattgctcctaactgttgtctcagagactccaaactcatggctttcacgttaaacacttaatcaaaatcacaaagataattccatggttaataaacctgtgacattcatatgactaagcaagatatggagaacttaagttatacagtgaatgatagcatgtttcgaacaagtccaatccaaactcacagggcatactctcgatttttctctcagaaatggctatgcttaaaagcttcacac
Above is a genomic segment from Rosa chinensis cultivar Old Blush chromosome 3, RchiOBHm-V2, whole genome shotgun sequence containing:
- the LOC112191423 gene encoding protein LURP-one-related 15, which translates into the protein MAQAIISPHFCSPYPVDLGIVRQVLSGNFSVKDVNGNTVFKVKGAFLSLRERRVLVDGAGNPIVTLQKKLLSTHHRWEVYRGDSTDSGNLVFSVKKSSVVQLKTKLHVFLANNKGEYAPDFKVKGSWFEQSCVVYSGKSKSSNILAEMHKKHTVTSVLFGKDNFMVTVYPGVDQALIVALIFILNEMNFSGSGSNSGSGGD